The genomic segment TGGAGCCGGAGCCCGGCAGAATTAGAGCCGAAGCTATTCCGAGGTTGGAGCGAAGCATACACGAATAAAACCCGAACCGTTCTCGGACCGTTCCCGCATCGTTCTCGGCTCACGTAGGGAGTTGAACGGACTTGAAGGGACTTGGGGGGACTTGAAGGGACTTTCTGATCCGGTTTTCACAAGACGCTGTATACGAATAGAAGAAGGCCGTGTCAATATTCATGACACGGCCTCGATAATTATAATATAAATAGTGGAAACTACTAGAAGTCAAACCTCACGCGTGCACGGATCCCCCAAGCTGGAGCATCTACATGGTTAAGGTAATTAAGCCGTTTTACATAATCTACGCGTAGGATTTTAAAGATGTTGGCTAAACCTACACTGGCTTCCATGTAAGGCTCGGAACCGAAAGTATACGAACTTTGAATGCCTTCGGCATTACGCTGCCAAGTAAATACTTTGGAGCCGTAGTTAGGATCGTCCGGATCATTTTCCCTACGCAGGCCACCGTAAACGCCCTTGAAACTAAATACCTCACGTAATTTGAGTTTTTTGATCAACGGGATTTTGTTTAGCAAAAAGCCATTCATATAGTACTGCACATTCAATGAGGCATTGTGGTCGCTCACAAACTCAAGGAAGTTCATCAAGTTATACGAGTTTAGCTGGTAGGCATAAGTCTGGTTGGCGCGGTGTATCGTCAAGAAAGGAAATGGAATTTCTTTCCCCGCAATGTAATTACCCTCTGCTGTCACATCGGCGAACCCAAATTGACTTAGATAAAAGCGCTTGAAGGCACCAACGTTAAAACTGTGGTAGTTATACTCACCGTTTGCCAGACCTTTTATTCCAGCGGTATAATTAAACGTAAATATCGGATATTGGTTGAAAATCGGCGTCCGATAGATTTTGCCCTGATAGAATTCTTCATGTGGCGCATATCTAAAGTTTACCGATAATTCAGTGGTGTTTAATTCGTTGAATATTTTATTCTGACCATTTTCATCAAGCATCTGATATGTTAGGCTTCCGGCCGGCGTCTGTTTATTGATATTAAAGCCTGCACCGATAGTCAGGTGATTCAAAAATTCCTTTTTATACTCCAGACCGTAATTCGTCTCGTAAATGTAGCGGTCATTATCGCCGCGTTTGAATGATAAAAGAAAGTTGTCTTCCTGAATAAATTCAAGCTTTTGTCCGGGGATCTTGGTATCCTTTTTATAAGATGCGCGGATATAGTGCATTGGGAAGGAGTACACAGATTTGTTGTTGAACGCATAGGTACCGCTGAAGAAATACTTCCATTTTTGGTCTTTGAAACCGTAAGCTGCATAGGTTTCGGCATAAAAGCGTTTACTTAAAGATTCTGTCGAGCGGCCACCAAAACGTAGTCGGAACCCTTCGACGGGGTTAAAGCTATAGAAGGTGTTTACGGGCCCGATTTCCACTGGTCCGGCTTGTTTGTACCCCGAAAGAACCAGGGCTGCTATATCCATAAAAGTCCGGAAGGAAGGTATTTTTTGGAGTGTATCGATATTGTGGTAAATATTTAGTTCGTTTTGCGCCAGAGCCAACGGACGCTGTGTTTCGAATAAGGATTTAGTCGCTTTCTTATTTTCTACATTATAAGCAATTACAGTGGAAGGTCCATCATAAATGCTATCGGGACGTTGGACTCCGACCTTATAATTATTATAATCTACTGTTCGGCTCCCCCTGATACCCATTCCTTTTTCAGTCAGAGAGAAGTCTATACCCAAGGTACTCGTTTTTAGATAAAATCTGCTCTTGCTGTCTTTTTCGAATTTGAGTTGTACCTGCAGGTCGCGTACAAAGTTCAGATTGATGTCATCGGCAACGGTCATGTTGGCACCCTGCACGGCGTAATTTCCGTCCAGCGTGATATAAAGTTGGCCCTTAAATAGCATATCCGCTTTGTTGCGGGGCACAAAACTCAGCTCGACAAGCCAGGGCTGCGAGGTTTTGATGGTATCTGTAATGAAAAACTTATAGAACGTGGGCGACGAATTGGCAATCGGACTCAAAAACTGGTTGGTAACCAAGGAAATGTTGTTGTCGTAGATATCCACTTGCTCATAGAGCTTGTTGAAATAAGCTGATAGTCCGTCGTTATCAATAAACTTGGGATCAAACTGTGCACGCTGACTGCCCAATATATATTGCTTGGTTTTGCTCGGGTCTTTACGGTAATAGACTTTGGATAATTTCTCCTCAATAAAAGCTGGCAATACATATTTGTTCGCCGTTTTGGCTGAATCATCCGTTTCAAACAGAAACTGGTAGTTTTTAAAGATCTTTTTGTTGACAAATTTTTCGGACAGATTGCTCAATCCCAGAGACATTTTTTCGTACTGGTCAAATTCTGCATATTCTTGTCCCGAAAGTCGGTTTTTGTCTTTATGTTCGATGACCTTGCGGATCAGAGCCACTGCAGGATTGTCCTTGTTGCTGTATTTTTTCTTTTTGGCCTTGACGACGACCTCTTCCAGCATGTTGTCCTGCGCGTCCATCAAGATATCTTTCGTCTGTACAGCATCATTCGTGACAAATGCGTCTTTATTATCGTAACCAACGTAACTTGCTCGAATTTTGACATAGGAGGTCGGAAATACCAATTTAAACTCTCCATTGGCATTGGTCGATGTCGATGTTCCTGCGGCAGCTGGTGCACCGACCACGGCGACAGT from the Sphingobacterium thalpophilum genome contains:
- a CDS encoding DUF5686 family protein — protein: MEATIKANTFITKLFLSITFLLSVTIAFAQTKTVTGTVRDAKTKAPIAYATVAVVGAPAAAGTSTSTNANGEFKLVFPTSYVKIRASYVGYDNKDAFVTNDAVQTKDILMDAQDNMLEEVVVKAKKKKYSNKDNPAVALIRKVIEHKDKNRLSGQEYAEFDQYEKMSLGLSNLSEKFVNKKIFKNYQFLFETDDSAKTANKYVLPAFIEEKLSKVYYRKDPSKTKQYILGSQRAQFDPKFIDNDGLSAYFNKLYEQVDIYDNNISLVTNQFLSPIANSSPTFYKFFITDTIKTSQPWLVELSFVPRNKADMLFKGQLYITLDGNYAVQGANMTVADDINLNFVRDLQVQLKFEKDSKSRFYLKTSTLGIDFSLTEKGMGIRGSRTVDYNNYKVGVQRPDSIYDGPSTVIAYNVENKKATKSLFETQRPLALAQNELNIYHNIDTLQKIPSFRTFMDIAALVLSGYKQAGPVEIGPVNTFYSFNPVEGFRLRFGGRSTESLSKRFYAETYAAYGFKDQKWKYFFSGTYAFNNKSVYSFPMHYIRASYKKDTKIPGQKLEFIQEDNFLLSFKRGDNDRYIYETNYGLEYKKEFLNHLTIGAGFNINKQTPAGSLTYQMLDENGQNKIFNELNTTELSVNFRYAPHEEFYQGKIYRTPIFNQYPIFTFNYTAGIKGLANGEYNYHSFNVGAFKRFYLSQFGFADVTAEGNYIAGKEIPFPFLTIHRANQTYAYQLNSYNLMNFLEFVSDHNASLNVQYYMNGFLLNKIPLIKKLKLREVFSFKGVYGGLRRENDPDDPNYGSKVFTWQRNAEGIQSSYTFGSEPYMEASVGLANIFKILRVDYVKRLNYLNHVDAPAWGIRARVRFDF